ATTGCATTTGCTTGAATTCGATTTGGTCTGCGACACCTGCTTTAATCGCATTTTGTTTAGCAATCTCAATCATTGAACCATCGATATCGGCACCAAGAATATCGAGTTGGATATCAGTGCGGATTTCTTTTCTTGCTTCTTCTCTGACTTTGTCAAATACGCCTGGAGTAAAGAATGTCCATTTTTCAGCAGCAAACGAACGATTCAATCCAGGAGCGATATTCTTACCAATCAGAGCCGCCTCAATTGGGATTGTCCCAGAACCACAAGTCGGATCGTAGAATGGTTTATCGGGATACCAACTTGTAAGCATCACAAGAGCCGCAGCCATGTTTTCTTTCAGTGGCGCGCCACCTTTTTCTGTACGGTAGCCACGTTTAAAGAGACTTGTTCCACTTGTATCAATTGTTAAAGTGACAACATCTTTTAAAATCGCCACTTCAATAGGGTAGAGGGCACCAGACTCAGGCAAGTGAGTACGACGATGATAAGCCTCGCTTAAACGATTGACAATCGCTTTTTTTACGATGGATTGGCAGTTTGGAACACTGTGAAGAGTCGATTTTACAGATTTACCAGAAACTGGGAATTCAGCATCGACTGGAAGAATTTTCTCCCAAGGAATCGCTTTTGTTTGTTCAAAGAGCGAGTCGAAAGTTTTTGCAGTGAACTGTCCCATAATGATTTTGATACGGTCTGCAGTTCGAAGCCAAATATTTGTACGAGCGATATCGTAGTCGTCACCTTCAAAGAAGGCTTTTCCGTTTTCTACTTGAACCTCATAACCCAAGTTGCGTAATTCTTTACCCACAAGAGCTTCGATACCGGCAGCAGCGGTCGCTACTAATTTATATTTTGTCATAGATTTCTCCTTTATTCGTAAAAAGAGGAGTGGACTCAAGGCCTCACTCCTTACCATTTGCTAAAAATCCTGAAGTAAACTTCTATAAGCCATGTTCTGTTCCATTTAATAGCAGGATCTATTAAATTTCAGTAATCATCTGTCTACACATGATGTGTCTCTTTTTTCGTTCATTTCCTAGTAAGAGTGCCCCTACCATAAGTTTGGGTTGCTCGCTCGAGGGGTTTACCGCGTTCCACCAATTTCGTTTCCAAAATTGCTTCGTCACTGTGGCACTTTCAAGAATACTAGAGCATAGCATTGCCGTAGCTCGTTTTTCTGCCGTCAACATGAAGTTGCCTTAGCTTATTGTTTCGCTAAGCACGAACACTACAAGCATCTCAGCTTGTGCGAGCATGGACTTTCCTCAGCATTGAATGCCGCGATTACTCAAAGTTTACTTAGTAATTAGTTAAATGTATCAATATTGATACATTTATGATTAATAATCGTTGTCACGTAATGGTGTAATTACACGTGTTTTATAAAAATCGTCATCATCTTCTGTTGAATCCAATGAAGAATGAGCACCATTTCCTTCTTCTAACTTCGAATCAAAAACATGTTTTTCTAGATTTGAAAGTCTTTTTAAAATATCAAAGTTAGTCACTCCTGAAGAAGAAACATTAGAAGTACGATTTACTTTTGATACAGTTGCTTGACGAGATAATTCGTCTACTTTTGTTAATAAACGTTCGTTTTCTGCTTGTAAAAAGCTGATTTCCTTTTGGAATGTGTCATAATCACGAATAATTAAGTCTAAAAATGCATCGACTTCTTCAATATCAAAACCTCTGAATGAGCGTTTAAATTGTTTTTGTAAAATATCTTTTGTACTTAATGAAATACGCGCCATAATTGCTTTCCCCTTTTTTAATCAATCATAATAATCATTAATTTAATTTATCTTCTTTATGATACTAAAATCACTAGGAAAATACAAATACGACAGAGTTATTTTTAGTTATTTTTAATGAAATTTGATATAATTTTTAAAAATAAACTTATAAAGTAGAGGATTATCATGAATTGGTTAGAAGTATCGGTAAATACACATTCAGAAAGTGTAGAAGTAGTAAGCTCTATTCTGATTGAATTAGGTTCTAAAGGAGTTTCTATTGAAGATCCACAGGACTATTATCAATTAACGGATGAACAACTTGAATGGTTAAAAGTTCAACAAAAAGATCTTTACGAAACAGATACAGTGATCGTTAAAGGATATTTTCAACCTTCACAGTGGTCAAAGGATTCAGATGTCCTTCTTCATGAAAAACTAGAGGAAATTAAAGTTTATGGCTTGCAAACAGGACCGCTATTCGTACAAGTGAAAGAAGTAGGAGAAGAAGACTGGGCTAATGCATGGAAACAATATTATTTTCCTGTGCGTGTCACGAGATTTTTAACAGTGGTTCCTAGTTGGGTTGATTATGAAAAGGAACAAGATGATGAGTTATTAATCGAATTGGACCCTGGTTTAGCATTTGGAACAGGAACACATCCAACGACTCAATTGTCCCTAACTGCTTTAGAGCAAACGATTCGAGGAAATGAGAGTGTTTTGGATGTGGGTACAGGATCTGGTGTTTTAAGTATTGCTTCTAAACTATTAGGTGCAAGTAAGGTGACTGCATTTGATATTGATGAAATGGCTACTCGAGTTGCGAAAGAAAACATTGCATTGAATCCTACCATTGGTGAAATTGAAGTTTTTGAAAATAATTTACTTGTTGGGGTAGATCAGAAGAGTGACTTAATCGTTGCGAATATTTTGGCTGAGATTTTACTTCAAATGCCAGAAGATGCTTATCGAAATCTGAATGATGATGGAAGGTTAATTTTATCTGGAATCATAGAGTCAAAAGCAAATGAAGTGAAGGAAGCTTATGAAAAAGCTGGATTTACTCTTGTTGAAAGAATGATAATGAGAGAGTGGAATTGTTTTATTATGAAAAAGGATGTTGAGTAAATGCAACGTTATTTTGTAAAAGGAATCGTTAGTGAAACTACTCATTCGCTTGAGTTTTCAAAGGAACAGATTCATCAGTTAAAAAAAGTGATGAGAATGAAAGTAGAAGAGCAGTTTGAAGTTGTGGATGAGAATAGTACCTTAGCCATAGTTGAACTAGTTTGTTTAGAACCTTTTGAAGTAAGAGTTATTAAGACCTTAAATCAAAAGGTGGAACTTCCCGTATTTACCGCAATTGCAGTCGGTTTATCAAAAGGAGACAAATTAGATTGGATTGTTCAAAAAGCAACGGAATTAGGAGTTAATGAAATTATTCCTATTGAGATGTCTAGAAATGTTGTGAAATGGAACAAGGATAAAGCTAGCAAAAAAACTGAAAGACTACAAAAGATAGCAGAAGAAGCAAGCGAACAGTCTCATCGATTAAAATTACCCTTTGTTAGTGAAGTAATGACGATCGACAGTTTGATTGAATACACAAAAACGTATCATCAAAAATTAATTGCATACGAAGAAGCTGCAAAAGAAGGCGAAAGGGTTCAACTTGTAAAGAGTTTACAAGCTTTAAAAGAAGGAGAAAAGATTGTTTTCGTTTTTGGTCCGGAAGGCGGCATTGACGAAAAAGAAGTAGCCAAATTACAAATGAATGAGTTTCATACTTGTTCATTAGGGCCAAGAATTTTACGAGCAGAAACGGCTCCTTTATATGCTTTAAGTGCATTATCATACCAATGTGAAATACTCCAATAAACTTCAGTTGACGATATTCGTTTAGAGCGGTACTATAAATTACTACATGCAATCAAGAAATGCTTAAGGAGATTCAAATGTCTAAAAATAAGACTTACACCTCAGATGATGTCCTTGCAATGTGTAAGGAGTACATGAATGAGAAGCACATTCAATTTATAGAAAAAGCGATTTATTTCGCAACCTTCGCTCATAAGGAACAAGTGCGTAAATCAGGTGAAGCGTATATTGTTCATCCTATCCAAGTTGCTGGGATTCTTGCGGAATTAAAGCTGGATCCTGATACTATTGCAACAGGGTTTCTTCATGATGTTGTTGAAGATACAGGATTTAGTATCGATGATATTGAGTATGAGTTTGGAAAAGATGTAGCATTTCTTGTAGAAGGTGTCACGAAATTAGGAAAAATCAAATATAAATCTCACGCAGAACAACAAGCGGAGAATCACCGTAAAATGCTTCTTGCGATGGCTAATGATTTGCGTGTGATTATGGTAAAACTAGCTGATAGACTACATAATCTTCGTACATTAAAATTTCATAAGCCTGAAAAACAAAGAATGATTGCGGAAGAAACGCTTGAAATTTATGCACCGTTAGCGCACCGTCTAGGGATGAATAAAATTAAGTGGGAATTAGAAGACACGTCTCTTCGTTATTTAAACCCACAACAATATTATCGTATTGTTCATCTCATGAATTCAAAACGTGATGAACGTGAAGAGTACATTGAAACGACGATTGAAAATATTAAAGAAGCGACTAAAGATTTGGAAATTGAAGCGGTCATTTATGGACGACCAAAACATATTTATTCCATTTACCGTAAAATGAAAGATCAAAAGAAACAGTTTAGCGAGATTTACGATTTACTTGCGATCCGTGTTTTAGTGGATAGTATTAAGGATTGCTACGCAGTACTTGGAGCGATTCATACGAAATGGAAACCAATGCCAGGTCGTTTTAAAGACTATATTGCGATTCCAAAAGCGAATATGTATCAATCCATTCATACAACCGTGATTGGTCCTGGTGGAAGACCTGTGGAAATTCAAATTCGTACCTTCGAAATGCACCAAGTAGCTGAGTACGGGGTTGCAGCTCACTGGGCTTATAAAGAAGGAAATAAAGAAAAAGTTACGAACGATCCATTGCAAAAACAATTAGATTGGTTTAAGGACTTAATCGAACTGCAAAATGAAACTAAAGATGCCAAAGACTTTATGAATAGTGTAAAAGGAGACATCTTCGGAGATAAGGTTTATGTCTTTACGCCAAAGGGAGATGTATCTGAGCTTCCTTTAGGTTCTGGGCCGCTTGATTTTGCTTATAATATTCATACTGAGGTTGGTAACAAAACAGTAGGGGCCAAAGTCAATAATAAGATTGTTCCATTGAACTACCAGTTAAAGACTGGGGATATTGTTGAAGTATTGACTTCTGCCAATTCATTTGGACCTTCCCGTGACTGGATTAACCTTGTTTATACGACTCGTGCGAAAAATAAAATCAAACGTTTCTTCAAATTACAAGATCGCGATGAGAATATTATCAAAGGTCG
This Granulicatella adiacens ATCC 49175 DNA region includes the following protein-coding sequences:
- a CDS encoding THUMP domain-containing class I SAM-dependent RNA methyltransferase, whose protein sequence is MTKYKLVATAAAGIEALVGKELRNLGYEVQVENGKAFFEGDDYDIARTNIWLRTADRIKIIMGQFTAKTFDSLFEQTKAIPWEKILPVDAEFPVSGKSVKSTLHSVPNCQSIVKKAIVNRLSEAYHRRTHLPESGALYPIEVAILKDVVTLTIDTSGTSLFKRGYRTEKGGAPLKENMAAALVMLTSWYPDKPFYDPTCGSGTIPIEAALIGKNIAPGLNRSFAAEKWTFFTPGVFDKVREEARKEIRTDIQLDILGADIDGSMIEIAKQNAIKAGVADQIEFKQMQLKDFRTKKENGIIVANPPYGDRLLSEEQAQAIYKQMGETYAPLTTWSKYILTSDLTFEDHYGQKATKKRKLYNGAIRTDYFQFWGIRKRRIQEEQ
- the gpsB gene encoding cell division regulator GpsB, producing the protein MARISLSTKDILQKQFKRSFRGFDIEEVDAFLDLIIRDYDTFQKEISFLQAENERLLTKVDELSRQATVSKVNRTSNVSSSGVTNFDILKRLSNLEKHVFDSKLEEGNGAHSSLDSTEDDDDFYKTRVITPLRDNDY
- the prmA gene encoding 50S ribosomal protein L11 methyltransferase, coding for MNWLEVSVNTHSESVEVVSSILIELGSKGVSIEDPQDYYQLTDEQLEWLKVQQKDLYETDTVIVKGYFQPSQWSKDSDVLLHEKLEEIKVYGLQTGPLFVQVKEVGEEDWANAWKQYYFPVRVTRFLTVVPSWVDYEKEQDDELLIELDPGLAFGTGTHPTTQLSLTALEQTIRGNESVLDVGTGSGVLSIASKLLGASKVTAFDIDEMATRVAKENIALNPTIGEIEVFENNLLVGVDQKSDLIVANILAEILLQMPEDAYRNLNDDGRLILSGIIESKANEVKEAYEKAGFTLVERMIMREWNCFIMKKDVE
- a CDS encoding 16S rRNA (uracil(1498)-N(3))-methyltransferase, which codes for MQRYFVKGIVSETTHSLEFSKEQIHQLKKVMRMKVEEQFEVVDENSTLAIVELVCLEPFEVRVIKTLNQKVELPVFTAIAVGLSKGDKLDWIVQKATELGVNEIIPIEMSRNVVKWNKDKASKKTERLQKIAEEASEQSHRLKLPFVSEVMTIDSLIEYTKTYHQKLIAYEEAAKEGERVQLVKSLQALKEGEKIVFVFGPEGGIDEKEVAKLQMNEFHTCSLGPRILRAETAPLYALSALSYQCEILQ
- a CDS encoding RelA/SpoT family protein; amino-acid sequence: MSKNKTYTSDDVLAMCKEYMNEKHIQFIEKAIYFATFAHKEQVRKSGEAYIVHPIQVAGILAELKLDPDTIATGFLHDVVEDTGFSIDDIEYEFGKDVAFLVEGVTKLGKIKYKSHAEQQAENHRKMLLAMANDLRVIMVKLADRLHNLRTLKFHKPEKQRMIAEETLEIYAPLAHRLGMNKIKWELEDTSLRYLNPQQYYRIVHLMNSKRDEREEYIETTIENIKEATKDLEIEAVIYGRPKHIYSIYRKMKDQKKQFSEIYDLLAIRVLVDSIKDCYAVLGAIHTKWKPMPGRFKDYIAIPKANMYQSIHTTVIGPGGRPVEIQIRTFEMHQVAEYGVAAHWAYKEGNKEKVTNDPLQKQLDWFKDLIELQNETKDAKDFMNSVKGDIFGDKVYVFTPKGDVSELPLGSGPLDFAYNIHTEVGNKTVGAKVNNKIVPLNYQLKTGDIVEVLTSANSFGPSRDWINLVYTTRAKNKIKRFFKLQDRDENIIKGRELLEKQITELGFNFKDFMTKQGMKDIAARFNFGTEEDLLAAIGFGEVSYQTVANKMTDKARKEIEDQKVVETAFEKTTTQGQKKESQKMKIRHEGGVIIEGVDNLLIRLSRCCNPVPGDDIVGYITKGRGISVHRKDCPNVQLPESEQNRLIEVDWEDAANMGQQYDTELVVEGYNRNGLLNEVLNVINSTTKSLNSVNGKVDANKMATISVNIGIMNTQQLDFIVDKIKQIPDVYSVRRVIS